A window of Apium graveolens cultivar Ventura chromosome 8, ASM990537v1, whole genome shotgun sequence contains these coding sequences:
- the LOC141679193 gene encoding uncharacterized protein LOC141679193, which produces MPFPSEVYFNNAVNRLLQEETSYDKEELKILHEKNHGMLNPEQKNVYDSIIQNVYNKVGGVFFVYGSGGCGKTFLWQTLCCRLRSEGKIVLLVSSYGIAAVLLPGGRTAHSRFHIPLKLDQDSTSGIRHGTDIAELIQQNDLIIWDEAPMQHRHAFESVDRSLRDIMSAIDKRRAKKPFGDITVVFSGDYKQILPVIPKASRAEVVGSTLNKSKIWEFCQVFLLKQNMRLHAGNTEMENKVIVDFSNGSF; this is translated from the coding sequence ATGCCATTTCCAAGTGAAGTTTATTTTAACAATGCAGTTAACAGACTACTCCAAGAAGAAACTTCATATGATAAAGAAGAACTGAAAATTTTGCATGAAAAAAATCATGGAATGCTCAACCCTGAACAGAAGAACGTTTACGATTCTATTATACAAAATGTTTATAATAAGGTAGGTGGTGTTTTCTTTGTATATGGAAGTGGAGGATGCGGCAAGACATTTCTGTGGCAGACATTATGTTGTCGCCTTCGTTCAGAAGGAAAGATTGTGCTTCTTGTTTCCTCATATGGAATAGCAGCCGTATTGTTGCCTGGTGGTAGAACTGCACATTCAAGATTCCATATTCCTTTGAAACTTGATCAGGACAGTACATCCGGAATCAGACATGGAACCGATATTGCAGAATTAATCCAACAAAATGATTTGATCATTTGGGATGAAGCGCCAATGCAACATCGTCATGCCTTTGAATCCGTTGACCGTTCTTTGAGGGATATAATGTCTGCTATTGACAAAAGGAGAGCAAAAAAGCCATTTGGTGATATCACGGTAGTTTTTAGCGGAGATTATAAGCAGATTTTACCCGTGATTCCAAAGGCATCCAGAGCTGAAGTAGTAGGTTCCACCCTCAATAAATCAAAGATTTGGGAATTTTGTCAAGTATTTTTACTTAAGCAAAATATGCGGCTTCATGCAGGAAATACAGAAATGGAGAATAAGGTTATAGTGGATTTCAGTAATGGCAGCTTTTAG